A region of Parafrankia irregularis DNA encodes the following proteins:
- the fxlM gene encoding methyltransferase, FxLD system gives MTSIADVSVARLREAMVERILAAEPVSAPVEAAMRTVPRELFLPDLPPEAAYQDQAVVTKRDIYKNPVGSVSQPSVVAAMLEALRVEPGQRILELGSGGYEAALLARLTGRTGSVVSLDLEETVVRRTHECLGTAGYTGITALVSNGRFGFGLRAPYDRIVVTFDTPDVPQDWFDQLVEGGRIIIPLHLRGLTHTVAFAKVGGILTSDAIRPFAFGPMQGFGVPRRTTVTLAGGARLDVGPDQDVDVDALCAALAGPRHTVGTGVIVAPDDTLLLSSLDLWLATAQPTLGRLHTDTPTYQTGPVTETIPPGAPAIWTDATLAFLALGHTTGDGLEIGVIAYGPDRTRLADQLAHDVRVWNTEHRGELPTIHVYPRGVVEKSPPPGRRFDLPSAQVLISWG, from the coding sequence GTGACCTCCATCGCGGATGTCTCGGTCGCGCGACTGCGGGAGGCGATGGTCGAGCGGATCCTGGCCGCCGAGCCGGTGTCGGCGCCGGTCGAGGCGGCGATGCGCACCGTGCCGCGGGAGCTGTTCCTGCCGGACCTGCCGCCCGAGGCGGCCTACCAGGACCAGGCCGTCGTCACCAAACGTGACATCTACAAGAACCCTGTGGGCTCGGTGTCGCAGCCGTCGGTGGTCGCGGCGATGCTGGAAGCGCTGCGGGTCGAACCCGGCCAGCGGATCCTCGAGCTGGGATCCGGGGGCTACGAGGCCGCCCTGTTGGCGAGGCTGACAGGGCGGACAGGTTCGGTGGTGAGCCTCGACCTCGAGGAGACCGTGGTCCGCCGCACCCACGAATGCCTGGGCACGGCCGGCTACACCGGGATCACGGCGCTGGTCTCCAATGGGCGCTTCGGGTTCGGGCTCCGTGCCCCCTATGACCGGATCGTCGTCACGTTCGACACGCCGGACGTGCCACAGGACTGGTTCGACCAGCTTGTCGAAGGCGGCAGGATCATCATCCCCCTGCACCTCCGCGGCCTCACCCACACCGTCGCATTCGCCAAGGTCGGTGGGATCCTGACCTCCGACGCGATCCGACCGTTCGCGTTCGGACCGATGCAAGGATTCGGTGTCCCCCGGCGGACCACGGTGACCCTGGCAGGCGGGGCACGGCTTGACGTCGGCCCTGACCAGGACGTCGACGTCGACGCGCTGTGCGCCGCGCTCGCCGGGCCACGTCACACCGTGGGAACCGGTGTGATCGTCGCTCCCGACGACACCCTGCTGCTGTCGAGCCTGGACCTGTGGCTGGCCACAGCCCAACCGACCTTGGGCCGGCTCCACACCGACACCCCCACCTATCAGACGGGCCCGGTCACAGAGACCATCCCGCCCGGAGCGCCGGCGATCTGGACCGACGCCACGCTCGCCTTCCTCGCCCTCGGACACACCACCGGGGACGGACTGGAAATCGGCGTGATCGCCTACGGGCCGGACCGGACCCGGCTCGCGGACCAGCTCGCTCACGATGTCCGTGTCTGGAACACGGAGCACCGCGGCGAGCTCCCCACGATCCACGTCTACCCCCGCGGCGTCGTCGAGAAGTCCCCGCCACCCGGCCGGCGCTTCGACCTGCCGTCCGCGCAGGTCCTGATCAGCTGGGGCTGA
- a CDS encoding methyltransferase domain-containing protein, with product MASSRSSSKTGRGGRPISRSAAGPADADLLIVHRHQKHLEVRRRLSPAETTVLAGARVRPGQDLVDLSQASTLTSAALWAVLPGGSVTTLTPTAEALQRIRPTPENGHTWGSVWDLTENPVPLPDASVDAVIGRSLLGPLLYPRRMLIDIARVLKPGGWLSLCEPLLGQSGPIALDGLSAREIAQAERVLAGVRPAAHTFTAAHAIGNARLAGLLPVEHTQETVTAPIIGVAAADTALRAVGPAGESAYQAISRVLGAAFAHRYAEAWRSTARRRPLLLQTPIAYLTMTKPESAT from the coding sequence ATGGCTTCGTCACGTTCCTCGTCGAAAACCGGGCGGGGCGGCCGGCCCATCAGCCGCTCCGCCGCGGGACCCGCCGACGCGGATCTTCTGATCGTGCACCGTCACCAGAAGCATCTCGAGGTCCGGCGCCGCCTGTCACCGGCCGAGACCACGGTCCTCGCTGGGGCACGGGTCCGTCCCGGGCAGGACCTGGTCGACCTCAGCCAGGCATCGACCCTGACCAGCGCCGCGCTCTGGGCTGTTCTCCCCGGCGGCAGCGTCACCACCCTGACCCCGACCGCGGAAGCGCTGCAGCGGATCCGGCCGACCCCGGAGAACGGCCACACCTGGGGATCGGTCTGGGACCTCACCGAAAACCCCGTACCCCTGCCGGACGCCAGCGTGGACGCGGTCATCGGCCGCAGTCTCCTCGGCCCGCTCCTGTACCCCCGCCGGATGCTGATCGACATCGCCCGTGTCCTCAAACCGGGAGGATGGCTGTCCCTGTGTGAGCCCCTGCTCGGGCAGAGCGGACCTATCGCCCTCGACGGTCTCAGCGCCCGCGAGATCGCCCAGGCCGAACGGGTTCTCGCCGGCGTCCGCCCCGCCGCCCACACCTTCACCGCGGCACACGCGATCGGCAACGCCCGCCTCGCCGGCCTCCTCCCGGTCGAACACACCCAGGAGACGGTCACCGCCCCCATCATCGGAGTCGCCGCGGCCGACACGGCGCTGCGCGCCGTGGGCCCGGCGGGAGAGTCCGCCTACCAGGCGATCAGCCGCGTCCTCGGCGCGGCCTTCGCCCACCGCTACGCCGAAGCATGGCGCTCGACCGCCCGCCGACGCCCCCTTCTCCTGCAAACCCCCATCGCCTACCTCACCATGACCAAACCGGAATCCGCCACGTGA
- a CDS encoding endonuclease/exonuclease/phosphatase family protein, whose amino-acid sequence MAEVRFATYNMLNLFESDSAEERERYGRVVEVIRGLDADVLAVQEIIAPNVEVAAARLRALADDAGMECAYEPDRPAIAAGRQRFHVGLLWRPGLTVVPGSFRTYGAADFWHALAKITLEIDGRRVQYASHHGTPFGRHMRADQMERVVAVMTRPEGSPPGLVGADWNCVSADRRPDGTFYDPDPYADSDWYADLIYQTVWGYDEHGRRWHRADREPGEVLYAGGLTDAAVVLDRPWEATVGHWPGNTFGDRRIDAIRVTAEIAPALRAVEVTRTELARSASDHLPVTVTYETTALGTQAQRSNPQLPS is encoded by the coding sequence ATGGCCGAGGTTCGGTTCGCGACGTACAACATGCTCAACCTGTTCGAGTCCGACAGCGCCGAGGAGCGTGAGCGGTACGGGCGGGTCGTGGAGGTCATCCGCGGTCTGGACGCGGACGTCCTCGCGGTCCAGGAGATCATCGCCCCGAACGTCGAGGTCGCCGCGGCCCGGCTGCGGGCCCTCGCCGACGACGCCGGGATGGAGTGCGCCTACGAGCCGGACCGGCCCGCGATCGCCGCCGGCCGGCAGCGTTTCCACGTCGGCCTGCTGTGGCGGCCGGGCCTGACGGTGGTCCCGGGATCGTTCCGCACGTACGGGGCGGCCGACTTCTGGCACGCCCTCGCGAAGATCACATTGGAGATCGACGGGCGGCGGGTGCAGTACGCGAGCCACCATGGGACGCCGTTCGGCCGGCACATGCGGGCCGATCAGATGGAGCGGGTCGTGGCGGTGATGACCCGGCCCGAGGGCAGCCCGCCCGGTCTGGTCGGCGCGGACTGGAACTGTGTCAGCGCGGACCGGCGGCCGGACGGCACGTTCTACGACCCGGACCCGTATGCCGACAGTGACTGGTACGCGGACCTGATCTACCAGACCGTGTGGGGGTACGACGAACACGGCCGCCGGTGGCACCGGGCGGACCGGGAGCCCGGTGAGGTGCTGTACGCGGGCGGGCTCACGGACGCCGCGGTCGTGTTGGACCGGCCGTGGGAGGCCACCGTCGGGCACTGGCCCGGCAACACCTTCGGAGACCGGCGGATCGACGCGATCCGCGTGACCGCCGAGATCGCCCCGGCGCTGCGCGCGGTCGAGGTGACCCGGACCGAGCTGGCACGCAGCGCCTCGGATCACCTGCCCGTCACGGTCACCTACGAGACCACGGCTCTCGGCACGCAGGCACAGCGCAGCAATCCGCAGCTTCCCTCGTGA
- a CDS encoding SAF domain-containing protein — translation MARRALVGVVLVALSVAAFVAVGNERQARRDLLLVARDVPAGQVLTAQDLRAVSVGAAGGVDVVAADGVAAVLGRVAVVPLLAGSLLPAGAVGDGSRVPPEGQALVGASLRAGQFPPGLARGDRVSILLTAVSAQAGTVSGSVSTPSTPSTESGARSVEGLVVGVGAGLADPTGDGGVVVSLQVAGGDAAPVAEAAAAGRVVLVVRAVSR, via the coding sequence ATGGCACGGCGGGCGCTGGTCGGGGTGGTGCTGGTCGCGCTGTCGGTCGCGGCGTTCGTCGCCGTCGGGAACGAGCGTCAGGCGCGGCGCGATCTGCTGCTGGTGGCGCGAGACGTGCCGGCGGGCCAGGTGCTGACCGCGCAGGATCTACGCGCTGTGTCGGTGGGAGCGGCTGGCGGGGTGGACGTGGTGGCCGCGGACGGCGTGGCCGCGGTGCTGGGCCGGGTGGCGGTGGTGCCGTTGCTGGCGGGCAGTCTGCTCCCGGCCGGGGCGGTGGGTGATGGGTCGCGGGTGCCGCCGGAGGGGCAGGCGCTGGTCGGCGCGTCGCTGCGGGCGGGCCAGTTCCCTCCGGGGCTGGCGCGGGGCGACAGGGTGTCGATCCTGCTCACCGCGGTGTCGGCCCAGGCGGGGACCGTCAGCGGGAGCGTGTCTACGCCGTCCACACCGTCCACGGAGTCGGGGGCGCGGTCGGTGGAGGGCCTGGTCGTGGGTGTCGGCGCCGGGCTGGCGGATCCGACCGGTGACGGCGGGGTGGTCGTGTCGCTGCAGGTGGCCGGCGGGGATGCCGCGCCGGTGGCGGAGGCGGCGGCGGCGGGCCGGGTCGTGCTGGTGGTTCGGGCGGTGTCCCGGTGA
- a CDS encoding CpaF family protein has product MTGDLDAFAAQVRAQVGAALSARLQIREARGLPPLGRDDQRALASELIAEVLAEHAHAQLAAGGQLPSRHDEERLTRAVLDGLFGLAGLQHLLDDPTVENISVNGADVVWVSRFDGSRERMPAVARSDAELVELVRTVVARAGVEERRWDRASPEVSCQLPDGSRLHALMAVAHRPAVSIRRHRYQRVTVDALTDLGMLSPELRHFLKLLVLARRNVLIAGGTGIGKTTFLRALAADVPYAERIITIEDAYELGLDRDGQHGDVVALQARQPNIEGEGAISQADLARAALRMSPDRVIVGEVRGAEVIPMLNAMSMGVDGSMATIHASSSAGVFLKLAAYAAQSAERLPLDATALLVAASVHFVIHLDRTAGGRRVVSSVREVVGADGLLVATNEVWRPCPDGAAVPGAPLSPQNTALLAAHDHRPLPGVISTGGWEAVPSW; this is encoded by the coding sequence ATGACCGGCGACCTGGACGCGTTCGCGGCGCAGGTTCGGGCCCAGGTGGGCGCGGCGCTGTCCGCGCGGCTGCAGATTCGCGAGGCGCGCGGCCTCCCGCCGCTGGGGCGGGATGATCAGCGGGCGTTGGCCTCCGAACTGATCGCGGAGGTCCTCGCGGAGCATGCCCACGCCCAGCTCGCCGCGGGCGGTCAGCTGCCGTCTCGCCACGACGAGGAGCGGCTCACCCGGGCGGTCCTCGACGGCCTGTTCGGGCTGGCTGGGTTGCAGCATCTCCTCGACGATCCCACCGTTGAGAACATCTCGGTGAACGGTGCCGATGTGGTGTGGGTCAGCCGGTTCGACGGCTCGCGTGAACGGATGCCGGCGGTGGCGCGTTCCGACGCGGAGCTGGTCGAGCTGGTCCGCACGGTCGTGGCACGGGCCGGGGTGGAGGAACGTCGCTGGGACCGGGCGTCGCCGGAGGTGTCCTGCCAGCTGCCGGACGGGTCCCGGCTGCACGCGCTGATGGCGGTCGCGCACCGTCCGGCCGTGTCGATCCGCCGCCACCGCTACCAGCGGGTCACGGTCGACGCGCTGACCGACCTGGGCATGCTCAGCCCCGAGCTGCGGCACTTCCTGAAGCTGCTGGTCCTGGCCCGACGCAATGTGCTGATCGCGGGTGGGACCGGGATCGGGAAGACGACGTTCCTGCGGGCGCTGGCCGCCGACGTCCCGTACGCCGAGCGGATCATCACGATCGAGGACGCCTACGAGCTCGGTCTGGACCGCGACGGCCAGCACGGTGACGTCGTCGCGTTGCAGGCCCGCCAGCCCAACATCGAAGGCGAAGGCGCGATCAGCCAGGCCGACCTCGCACGGGCGGCGCTACGGATGAGCCCGGACCGGGTGATCGTCGGGGAGGTGCGCGGCGCCGAGGTCATCCCGATGCTCAACGCCATGTCCATGGGTGTGGACGGGTCGATGGCCACCATCCACGCCTCCTCCTCCGCCGGGGTATTCCTCAAACTCGCCGCCTACGCGGCGCAGTCCGCGGAGCGGCTGCCGTTGGACGCGACCGCGCTGCTCGTCGCCGCTTCGGTGCACTTCGTCATCCACCTGGACCGCACCGCCGGCGGGCGCCGGGTGGTGTCCAGCGTCCGGGAGGTCGTCGGGGCCGACGGGCTGCTGGTAGCGACGAACGAGGTGTGGCGCCCCTGCCCGGACGGTGCCGCGGTGCCCGGGGCGCCGCTAAGCCCGCAGAACACCGCGCTCCTCGCCGCCCACGACCACCGCCCGCTACCGGGCGTGATCAGCACCGGTGGTTGGGAGGCGGTCCCGTCATGGTGA
- a CDS encoding type II secretion system F family protein, translating to MVNTTTAGLVLALGCGAACGVGLWLAGTGSAPAASALRRAAARRAGDGLSPQARHARTAGAVAAAVGVGLLTGWPVAASLAALTVLLAPGLLAASRTEKTQTARVEAIAVWTEMLRDTLAGAAGLEQAIRATAPLAPLPIRVEVLTLAASLDSGTRLPDALVVFADELDDPTADLVVAALVMAASRQARQLADLLGRLAAAAHDQTALRLRTLAGRARIRTATRVIATITLTMAFGLLVFSPAFVEPYDSAAGQLVLLGVAALFAGGLVWLARMGRAPADPRILTRPPTGEHR from the coding sequence ATGGTGAACACGACCACGGCCGGGCTGGTCCTGGCCCTCGGGTGCGGGGCGGCCTGCGGAGTCGGCCTGTGGCTGGCCGGTACCGGAAGCGCACCGGCCGCGAGCGCGCTGCGCCGTGCGGCGGCCCGCCGTGCCGGCGACGGGTTGTCCCCGCAGGCCCGGCACGCCCGGACCGCCGGGGCCGTCGCCGCCGCGGTCGGAGTAGGTCTGCTGACCGGGTGGCCGGTCGCCGCCTCGCTGGCCGCCCTCACCGTCCTGCTCGCGCCGGGTCTGCTCGCCGCGAGCCGGACGGAGAAAACACAGACCGCACGGGTCGAGGCGATCGCGGTCTGGACGGAGATGCTGCGCGACACCCTCGCCGGCGCCGCGGGCCTGGAGCAGGCGATCCGTGCCACCGCGCCCCTCGCGCCGCTGCCGATCCGCGTCGAGGTCCTCACCCTCGCCGCCTCCCTCGATAGCGGCACACGGCTGCCGGACGCGCTGGTGGTGTTCGCGGACGAGCTCGACGACCCGACCGCGGATCTGGTCGTGGCCGCGCTGGTGATGGCCGCGTCCCGCCAGGCCCGCCAGCTCGCGGACCTGCTGGGCCGTCTCGCCGCCGCCGCGCACGACCAGACCGCGCTACGGCTACGTACCCTGGCCGGCCGAGCGCGGATCCGTACCGCCACCCGGGTCATCGCCACGATCACCCTGACCATGGCGTTCGGGCTGCTCGTGTTCTCCCCGGCCTTCGTCGAGCCCTACGACAGCGCGGCGGGCCAGCTGGTCCTGCTCGGGGTCGCCGCCCTGTTCGCCGGCGGGCTGGTCTGGCTGGCGCGGATGGGCCGGGCACCGGCGGACCCGAGAATCCTGACCCGGCCGCCCACCGGGGAGCACCGATGA
- a CDS encoding type II secretion system F family protein translates to MSGLVLACGAGCGLGLWLLWTALRPARPDLEQLLADLRPTPPTLGEADTGPGPGGWAARAGQPLARHLDPARLLPLTIRRDLVALDRDPSSHLAEKVTSGVVGLFLLPLLTVVLAVAGITLPVLLPTVGALALAIAGFFAPDLVVHADARSHRRAFRAAFATFLDLVVISLAGGAGLEQALDDAASIGTGPAYTRLKAAVDTAVLTGTPIWTVLAELGNRHDIADIVETAASVALAGGEGAKIRASLTAKAATIRLRALTDADAYAAATTERMSLPVAVLFLGFLLLIGYPAVARVMTSL, encoded by the coding sequence ATGAGCGGGCTTGTGCTGGCCTGCGGTGCCGGCTGCGGGCTGGGCCTGTGGCTGCTGTGGACCGCTCTGCGGCCCGCCCGTCCCGACCTGGAGCAGCTCCTCGCCGACCTACGCCCCACACCCCCCACCCTCGGCGAGGCGGACACTGGGCCGGGGCCTGGCGGGTGGGCGGCCCGCGCCGGGCAGCCCCTGGCCCGGCACCTCGACCCCGCGCGGCTGCTCCCGCTGACCATCCGCCGGGACCTGGTCGCGCTCGACCGCGACCCTTCCAGCCACCTCGCCGAGAAGGTCACCAGCGGTGTCGTCGGCCTGTTCCTGCTTCCGCTGCTCACGGTGGTGCTGGCCGTCGCCGGGATCACCCTGCCCGTGCTCCTGCCAACGGTCGGGGCACTCGCCCTGGCCATCGCCGGGTTCTTCGCCCCGGATCTCGTGGTCCACGCCGACGCGCGGTCGCATCGGCGGGCGTTCCGGGCCGCGTTCGCCACTTTCCTCGACCTCGTCGTGATCTCTCTGGCGGGTGGGGCCGGACTCGAGCAGGCCCTCGACGACGCCGCGTCCATCGGCACCGGCCCCGCCTACACCCGGCTGAAGGCTGCCGTCGACACCGCGGTCCTCACCGGCACCCCGATCTGGACCGTCCTGGCCGAGCTCGGCAACCGCCACGACATCGCCGACATCGTCGAGACCGCCGCCAGCGTCGCCCTCGCCGGCGGTGAAGGCGCCAAGATCCGCGCCTCGCTCACCGCCAAAGCCGCCACGATCCGCCTGCGTGCTCTCACCGACGCGGACGCGTACGCCGCCGCCACCACCGAACGCATGTCCCTGCCCGTCGCCGTGCTGTTCCTCGGGTTCCTGCTGCTGATCGGCTACCCGGCCGTCGCCCGCGTCATGACCAGCCTCTGA
- a CDS encoding TnsA-like heteromeric transposase endonuclease subunit: MSSDLPCQLGSCLLSGEMVAMVTDAQLSVRDSTGAVSTYEDLSLVDLAATVAGCPWRVFRWRQGQAHYSGWYWSVTMAGHVVYESRLELARLLLADFDCSVVGIAAQPFCLTAEVDGRLRRHVPDFLLVDPGGLVTVVNVKPAEQLAREKVAEALAWAGQVFTRAGWCHEVWSGAPAAVLGNVRFLAAYRRADRVDAEAVEEIDRTVTGRVALGEVEAGLAGRFAVEVCRPALLHLVWRGVFRVDLDRPLSPVSVLERVV, from the coding sequence ATGTCCAGTGATCTACCGTGCCAGTTGGGATCATGTCTTCTATCTGGGGAGATGGTAGCGATGGTGACTGATGCTCAATTGAGCGTCAGGGATTCCACTGGCGCGGTGTCGACGTACGAGGATCTGTCGCTGGTTGACCTTGCCGCGACGGTGGCTGGGTGTCCGTGGCGGGTTTTTCGATGGCGGCAGGGACAGGCGCACTACTCGGGCTGGTATTGGTCGGTGACGATGGCGGGCCATGTGGTTTATGAAAGCCGGCTGGAGCTTGCCCGGCTCCTGCTCGCCGATTTCGATTGTTCGGTGGTGGGAATCGCGGCGCAGCCTTTCTGCCTGACCGCGGAGGTGGATGGGCGGCTCCGGCGGCATGTTCCGGACTTTCTGCTGGTGGACCCGGGCGGGCTGGTGACCGTGGTCAATGTGAAGCCGGCGGAGCAGCTGGCCAGGGAGAAGGTCGCGGAAGCGTTGGCCTGGGCGGGCCAGGTTTTCACGCGGGCCGGCTGGTGCCATGAGGTCTGGTCGGGGGCGCCGGCGGCGGTGCTGGGAAATGTGCGGTTCCTGGCGGCCTATCGGCGTGCTGATCGGGTCGACGCCGAGGCCGTCGAGGAGATCGATCGGACGGTCACGGGGAGGGTGGCTCTCGGTGAGGTGGAGGCCGGGTTGGCGGGCCGGTTCGCGGTCGAGGTGTGCCGGCCGGCGTTGCTGCATCTGGTGTGGCGGGGCGTGTTCCGCGTCGATCTGGACAGGCCGTTGTCGCCGGTGTCGGTGCTGGAGCGTGTGGTGTGA
- a CDS encoding Mu transposase C-terminal domain-containing protein — protein MSATVTVTIGTRLVHDGEMRTVVGIEAQRLRLRDGQGREELVHTATVLANPATSVLGADGEPVAPMEALGPVLDSLDGPRRAEVLARLGHVREVLTGYVSGTVTLAAAGEPRAAYEMAVPLMDRYAAKAAEVGVDVRTVRRWVRAVQTAGAAGLVDQRMVRLADPFTGVDERWLAMCRLVLDEHTDASRPTRQLLLERVAARLDAEHGAGSVRAPGRRRARLVLEELSRATHAFTGATAAKRSIANRPTQPYGRLRATRPGEYVLVDTTGLDVFAMEPLTLRWVRVELTVALDLYSRCVTGLRLSPVSTKSVDAAVVLYESLVVDTARGSGGGLLPYAGLPDTVVVEAEPGLPGVAAESIVVDHGKIFLSEHLLSVCQRLGVSVQPARPLTPTDKAPVERFFRTLREGLLAALPGYKGPDVHSRGKDPQGCAYFFVDELETVIRQWIVGIYHRRPHGGLVDPAVPGLDLCPAEMFAHGLVRAGRLRVPARTDLVFDLLPVAWRTIQHYGIEVNGLRYNGPVLGGYRNRLSPFTGRHAGKWPVRYDTDDISRVYFQDPADQRWHTLVWEHAGGVGMPFSADTLAYARRLALAEGRHVDDRLALADLLDRWDAGLVRHPAERRMAIRASEQRQARLQAAVGGDLAAACELPAVSAGLEPAGTPAGSWRAGDDDCDGELDGAAADEPARIADEEFYADALRVVP, from the coding sequence GTGAGCGCGACGGTGACGGTGACGATCGGGACGAGGCTGGTCCACGACGGCGAGATGCGCACGGTCGTCGGTATCGAAGCGCAGCGGCTGCGGCTGCGTGACGGGCAGGGCCGCGAGGAGCTGGTGCACACGGCGACGGTGCTGGCGAATCCCGCGACCTCGGTGCTCGGGGCGGACGGGGAGCCGGTGGCGCCGATGGAGGCGTTGGGGCCGGTACTGGACAGCCTGGACGGGCCGCGACGCGCCGAGGTGCTGGCGCGGCTCGGGCATGTGCGTGAGGTGCTGACCGGCTACGTCTCAGGAACGGTGACGCTGGCGGCTGCCGGTGAGCCGCGGGCGGCCTACGAGATGGCGGTGCCGTTGATGGACCGCTACGCGGCGAAGGCCGCGGAGGTGGGGGTGGACGTCCGGACGGTGCGCCGCTGGGTCCGCGCGGTCCAGACAGCGGGCGCCGCGGGGCTGGTCGATCAGCGCATGGTGCGGCTGGCCGATCCGTTCACCGGGGTCGATGAGCGGTGGTTGGCGATGTGTCGGCTGGTGCTCGACGAACACACCGACGCCAGCCGGCCGACCCGGCAGCTGCTGCTGGAACGGGTGGCGGCACGGCTCGACGCCGAGCACGGCGCCGGATCGGTGCGGGCGCCGGGGCGGCGGCGGGCCCGGCTGGTGCTGGAGGAGTTGTCCCGGGCCACCCACGCGTTCACCGGCGCGACGGCGGCGAAACGGTCGATCGCGAACCGGCCGACACAGCCTTACGGGCGGCTGCGCGCGACCCGGCCGGGTGAGTACGTGCTGGTGGACACCACCGGGTTGGACGTGTTCGCGATGGAACCGCTGACCTTGCGCTGGGTCCGGGTCGAGCTGACCGTCGCGCTCGATCTGTATTCGCGGTGCGTGACCGGCCTGCGGCTCTCCCCGGTGTCGACGAAGTCCGTCGACGCGGCGGTCGTGCTCTACGAGTCGCTGGTGGTGGACACGGCCCGGGGCAGCGGCGGCGGTCTGCTGCCCTACGCGGGGCTGCCGGACACCGTCGTCGTCGAGGCGGAGCCGGGGCTGCCGGGGGTGGCCGCGGAGAGCATCGTCGTCGACCACGGCAAGATCTTCCTGTCGGAGCATCTGCTGTCGGTGTGTCAGCGCCTCGGGGTGTCGGTGCAGCCGGCCCGGCCGCTGACCCCCACTGACAAGGCGCCGGTGGAGCGGTTCTTCCGGACCCTGCGAGAAGGATTGCTGGCGGCGTTGCCCGGCTACAAGGGGCCGGATGTCCACAGCCGTGGGAAGGATCCGCAGGGCTGCGCCTACTTCTTCGTCGACGAGCTGGAGACCGTGATCCGCCAGTGGATCGTCGGGATCTACCACCGGCGTCCGCACGGCGGGCTGGTGGACCCGGCGGTGCCGGGGTTGGATCTGTGTCCGGCGGAGATGTTCGCTCACGGTCTGGTCCGGGCCGGTCGGCTGCGGGTGCCCGCGCGGACGGATCTGGTGTTCGATCTTCTGCCGGTCGCCTGGCGGACCATCCAGCATTACGGGATCGAGGTCAACGGGCTTCGTTACAACGGCCCCGTGCTGGGCGGCTACCGCAACCGGCTCAGCCCGTTCACCGGTCGGCACGCCGGCAAGTGGCCGGTGCGCTACGACACTGACGACATCTCACGGGTCTACTTCCAGGACCCGGCCGACCAGCGCTGGCACACGCTGGTCTGGGAGCACGCCGGCGGTGTCGGGATGCCGTTCTCCGCGGACACGCTCGCCTACGCCCGCCGCCTCGCGCTCGCCGAGGGCCGTCACGTCGATGACCGGCTCGCCCTGGCGGACCTGCTGGACCGGTGGGACGCGGGGCTCGTGCGTCATCCCGCCGAACGTCGGATGGCGATCCGCGCGAGCGAGCAGCGCCAGGCCCGGTTGCAGGCCGCCGTCGGCGGCGACCTCGCGGCGGCCTGCGAGCTGCCGGCGGTCAGCGCCGGGCTGGAACCCGCCGGGACACCGGCGGGTTCGTGGCGGGCCGGTGACGACGACTGCGACGGTGAGCTGGACGGCGCCGCCGCCGACGAACCGGCCAGGATCGCCGACGAGGAGTTCTACGCCGACGCGCTGAGGGTCGTGCCATGA